In the Kribbella sp. NBC_00482 genome, one interval contains:
- a CDS encoding EamA family transporter, producing the protein MLVILVVLGAAVLHATWNAMAHGAPDRVAGLALFELAAGVIGLVAVLVMGLPPAGTWWYIIASALLHLAYLGGLLASYQLGQFSQMYPLARGTSPWVVAVVSIVVLHQTMAVLELAGVLLVSAGLIALVFIGRPGRGQVPALFAAIGTGLMIASYTVVDGLAVHKMPVATYMGWVFMLQGFAVPLAVLFWRGRQAFNLPRPAILSGLAGGVVSMAAYGLVLWAQTRGTLAAIAALRETSIIFGAIIGAIFFHERFGPKRAAAAAVVVAGIILITTG; encoded by the coding sequence GTGCTGGTGATCTTGGTGGTGCTCGGGGCGGCGGTTCTGCACGCCACGTGGAACGCGATGGCTCATGGGGCGCCGGATCGGGTGGCCGGGTTGGCGTTGTTCGAGCTCGCGGCGGGCGTGATCGGGCTCGTCGCGGTGCTGGTGATGGGCCTGCCGCCGGCCGGGACGTGGTGGTACATCATCGCGTCCGCGTTGCTGCATCTCGCGTACCTCGGCGGGCTGCTGGCGTCGTACCAGCTGGGCCAGTTCAGCCAGATGTACCCGTTGGCCCGCGGTACGTCGCCGTGGGTCGTGGCTGTGGTGTCCATCGTCGTACTGCACCAGACCATGGCCGTACTCGAGTTGGCCGGCGTACTGCTCGTGTCGGCCGGCCTGATCGCGCTCGTGTTCATCGGCCGCCCGGGGCGAGGTCAGGTGCCGGCGCTGTTCGCCGCGATCGGGACGGGGTTGATGATCGCGTCGTACACGGTCGTCGACGGGCTCGCCGTACACAAGATGCCGGTGGCCACGTACATGGGCTGGGTGTTCATGCTGCAGGGGTTCGCGGTCCCGCTGGCGGTCCTGTTCTGGCGCGGCCGCCAGGCGTTCAACCTGCCCCGCCCCGCGATCCTCTCCGGACTGGCCGGCGGCGTCGTCTCGATGGCCGCCTACGGCCTCGTCCTCTGGGCCCAGACCCGCGGCACCCTGGCCGCAATCGCCGCCCTCCGCGAAACCAGCATCATCTTCGGCGCCATCATCGGCGCAATCTTCTTCCACGAACGCTTCGGCCCCAAACGAGCCGCCGCCGCAGCCGTCGTAGTAGCCGGCATCATCCTCATCACCACCGGCTAG
- a CDS encoding S8 family peptidase, with protein sequence MSRTSRPRRLAAGLSAIALACVSLGAATTAQADPAPGPLMNYVVNTKATPGHVRKTENAVKAAGGTVLVSYRQLGVVIAQSTNPDFKTDVRSSRDVQSVGATRTAAVSEGPGGLNSNDLADATPVADPDEGQQWDMVQIKADQAHAVTDGSRKVLVGINDSGVDDTHPDLAPNFDAADSVSCVNNGVPDTTAGAWRPTTSAHGTHVAGTVAAARNGIGIVGVAPGVRIASVKVVNDAGFIYPEYSICGIVWAAQHRMAVTNHSYFIDPYEFWCKDNGDQGAVQESVRRAYAWATGQGTLSVAAAGNSDYDLSNKTTDTNSPNDSTAVTRTINNNCLDMPTELPGVITVASTTQTGVKSSFSNFGLNKIDVAAPGSSILSTVPGGYAKFSGTSMASPHVAGIAALMKSTHPWWGPRDIERALHREADNTACPTTPDPRCTGTTANNAFYGEGIADALDAVTR encoded by the coding sequence TTGTCCCGAACGTCCCGCCCCCGCCGACTGGCGGCAGGCCTCTCCGCCATCGCCCTGGCGTGTGTGTCCCTGGGCGCCGCGACCACGGCGCAAGCCGACCCGGCCCCCGGCCCGCTGATGAACTACGTGGTGAACACGAAGGCCACGCCAGGTCACGTCCGGAAGACCGAGAACGCGGTCAAGGCAGCCGGAGGGACCGTTCTGGTCTCGTACCGGCAGCTCGGCGTGGTGATCGCACAGTCGACGAACCCGGACTTCAAGACCGACGTCCGCTCATCGCGTGATGTGCAGTCGGTCGGGGCCACCCGGACCGCCGCCGTCAGCGAAGGCCCCGGCGGGCTGAACTCGAACGACCTCGCCGACGCGACCCCGGTCGCCGACCCGGACGAGGGCCAGCAGTGGGACATGGTCCAGATCAAGGCGGACCAGGCGCACGCGGTCACCGACGGCTCCCGGAAGGTCCTCGTCGGCATCAACGACAGCGGCGTCGACGACACCCACCCCGACCTCGCGCCGAACTTCGACGCGGCGGACTCCGTGAGCTGCGTGAACAACGGCGTACCGGACACCACGGCGGGGGCCTGGCGGCCGACGACAAGTGCACACGGTACGCACGTGGCCGGCACGGTCGCCGCCGCTCGGAACGGCATCGGGATCGTCGGAGTCGCGCCCGGCGTACGGATCGCGTCCGTCAAGGTCGTGAACGACGCCGGCTTCATCTACCCCGAGTACTCGATCTGCGGGATCGTATGGGCCGCCCAGCACCGCATGGCCGTCACGAACCACAGCTACTTCATCGACCCGTACGAGTTCTGGTGCAAGGACAACGGGGACCAGGGCGCGGTGCAGGAATCCGTACGGCGCGCGTACGCGTGGGCGACCGGCCAAGGCACCCTCTCGGTCGCGGCCGCCGGTAACTCGGACTACGACCTGTCCAACAAGACCACGGACACCAACAGCCCGAACGACTCGACCGCCGTCACGCGGACGATCAACAACAACTGCCTCGACATGCCGACCGAACTCCCCGGCGTCATCACCGTCGCCAGCACCACCCAGACCGGCGTGAAGAGCAGCTTCTCCAACTTCGGCCTGAACAAGATCGACGTCGCCGCCCCTGGCAGCTCCATCCTGTCCACGGTCCCTGGCGGCTACGCCAAGTTCAGCGGTACGTCGATGGCGTCGCCGCACGTCGCCGGCATCGCGGCCCTGATGAAGTCCACCCACCCGTGGTGGGGCCCGCGCGACATCGAACGCGCCCTCCATCGCGAAGCCGACAACACCGCCTGCCCCACCACCCCCGACCCCCGCTGCACCGGCACCACCGCCAACAACGCGTTCTACGGCGAAGGCATCGCCGACGCCCTGGACGCCGTAACCCGCTGA
- a CDS encoding EamA family transporter, with amino-acid sequence MAASAPARVVETGSGTASGAMIWTALAVVYVVWGSTYLAIRVVVEAEIPPMLGMATRFLTAALLMAAGLALKSGWQRLRITRREAIGAATVGILLLAFGNGAVAIAEQTVPSGLAALLVAAIPLWLMLLRVGGGERPRTMTWVGVLIGFGGAALLALSGGNTSAKPLSVAILVVGTICWATGSRYAPQLGLPRDPLVTALYEMVFGGTAMVLLGVLRGEPGRLHLDRIHGSGWIALGYLVVFGSLLAYTAYSYLLANAPISLVGTYAYVNPAVAVFLGWLILSESLTWQILLGGAVIIVGVALVVTSERRRS; translated from the coding sequence ATGGCCGCGTCTGCTCCCGCCAGAGTGGTCGAGACCGGTTCCGGGACGGCCTCGGGCGCGATGATCTGGACCGCCCTCGCGGTCGTGTACGTCGTCTGGGGTTCGACGTACCTGGCGATCCGGGTCGTGGTGGAGGCCGAGATCCCGCCGATGCTCGGGATGGCCACCCGCTTCCTCACTGCCGCGTTGCTGATGGCCGCCGGCCTGGCCCTGAAGTCGGGCTGGCAGCGGCTGCGGATCACCCGCCGCGAGGCGATCGGCGCGGCCACGGTCGGCATCCTGCTCCTTGCCTTCGGCAACGGGGCGGTGGCGATCGCGGAGCAGACGGTGCCGTCCGGACTGGCGGCGCTCCTGGTCGCCGCGATCCCGTTGTGGCTCATGCTGCTGCGGGTCGGCGGCGGCGAGCGGCCGCGGACGATGACCTGGGTCGGCGTACTGATCGGGTTCGGCGGGGCGGCGCTGCTCGCGTTGTCAGGTGGCAACACGAGCGCGAAACCGCTGTCGGTGGCGATCCTGGTCGTCGGCACGATCTGCTGGGCGACCGGCTCGCGCTACGCGCCGCAGCTCGGCCTGCCGCGGGATCCCCTGGTGACAGCGCTCTACGAGATGGTCTTCGGCGGTACGGCGATGGTGTTGCTCGGCGTACTGCGGGGAGAGCCGGGGCGACTGCACCTGGACCGGATCCACGGGTCCGGGTGGATCGCACTGGGCTACCTGGTGGTCTTCGGGTCGCTGCTCGCGTACACGGCGTACTCGTATCTGCTGGCGAACGCACCGATCTCACTGGTGGGCACGTACGCGTACGTGAACCCGGCCGTAGCGGTGTTCCTCGGCTGGCTGATCCTGAGCGAGAGCCTGACCTGGCAGATCCTGCTCGGCGGCGCGGTGATCATCGTCGGCGTCGCGCTCGTCGTCACCTCGGAGCGCCGGCGCTCGTAG
- the pdhA gene encoding pyruvate dehydrogenase (acetyl-transferring) E1 component subunit alpha, with amino-acid sequence MSESVPGPAPEVFAPHEAPVSPPQASEEVEFVQLLTPEGERVEHPDYKFDLDDETIKGFYRDMVLVRRIDTEATALQRQGELGLWASLLGQEAAQIGSGRALNKKDMVFPTYREHGVAFCQGVNPLNLLGLFRGVDQGAWDPKDNNFHLYTIVIGAQTLHATGYAMGQQRDHAVGDADNGEATIAYFGDGASSQGDVNEAFIYASVFNAPVVFFCQNNQWAISEPIDRQTRIPLYQRAAGFGFPGIRVDGNDVLATYAVTQQALKRAREGSGPTLIEAYTYRMGAHTTSDDPTKYRLNEDLEHWKLKDPIERVHAYLSRHAAVDHDFFEEIEAEGDKIAAELRAGCLALPDPVLTDFFQNVYVEETPQLAEQRDQFVAYAASFEGEG; translated from the coding sequence GTGAGTGAGTCTGTGCCGGGCCCTGCCCCGGAAGTGTTCGCGCCCCACGAGGCGCCGGTCAGTCCGCCCCAGGCCTCCGAGGAGGTCGAGTTCGTCCAGCTCCTGACGCCCGAAGGTGAGCGCGTCGAGCATCCGGACTACAAGTTCGACCTGGACGACGAGACGATCAAGGGCTTCTACCGGGACATGGTCCTGGTCCGCCGGATCGACACCGAGGCGACCGCCCTGCAGCGTCAGGGTGAGCTCGGGCTGTGGGCGTCGCTGCTCGGCCAGGAGGCCGCGCAGATCGGCTCCGGCCGGGCGCTGAACAAGAAGGACATGGTCTTCCCGACGTACCGCGAGCATGGCGTCGCGTTCTGTCAGGGGGTCAACCCGCTGAACCTGCTCGGCCTGTTCCGCGGTGTCGACCAGGGTGCGTGGGACCCGAAGGACAACAACTTCCACCTCTACACGATCGTGATCGGCGCGCAGACGCTGCACGCGACCGGGTATGCGATGGGTCAGCAGCGCGACCACGCGGTCGGCGACGCCGACAACGGCGAGGCGACGATCGCCTACTTCGGCGACGGCGCCAGCAGCCAGGGCGACGTGAACGAGGCGTTCATCTACGCCTCCGTCTTCAACGCGCCGGTCGTCTTCTTCTGCCAGAACAACCAGTGGGCGATCTCGGAGCCGATCGACCGGCAGACCCGGATCCCGCTGTACCAGCGCGCCGCCGGCTTCGGCTTCCCCGGCATCCGCGTCGACGGCAACGACGTACTCGCGACGTACGCCGTCACCCAGCAGGCCCTGAAGCGGGCCCGCGAGGGCAGCGGCCCGACGCTGATCGAGGCGTACACGTACCGGATGGGCGCGCACACCACGTCCGACGACCCGACGAAGTACCGGCTGAACGAGGACCTCGAGCACTGGAAGCTCAAGGACCCGATCGAGCGCGTGCATGCGTACCTGAGCCGGCACGCCGCCGTCGACCACGACTTCTTCGAGGAGATCGAGGCCGAGGGGGACAAGATCGCCGCCGAGCTGCGGGCCGGCTGTCTCGCGCTGCCGGACCCGGTGCTCACCGACTTCTTCCAGAACGTGTACGTCGAGGAGACGCCGCAACTGGCCGAGCAGCGGGACCAGTTCGTCGCGTACGCCGCTTCGTTCGAAGGCGAGGGCTGA
- a CDS encoding alpha-ketoacid dehydrogenase subunit beta, with protein MTKITLGKAINAGLRVAMEKDPKVLMMGEDIGKLGGVFRVTEGLQKDFGEDRVIDTPLAESGIIGTAVGLALRGYRPVCEIQFDGFVFPAYDQIINQVAKMHYRSMGKIRMPIVIRIPYGGGIGAVEHHSESPETLFAHVPGLKVISCGDPVDAYWMIQQAIESDDPIVFFEPKRRYHEKAELDESTPPTLPLHKAKVLREGTDATLLCYGPMVKTCLQAAEAAVEDGRNLEVIDLRTIAPFDLATIFASVKKTRRAVVVHEAPYSFGPGSEIAARVTEECFYHLEAPVLRVTGYDTPYPPSRMEDDYLPDLDRVLDGVDRVMGY; from the coding sequence ATGACCAAGATCACTCTCGGCAAGGCCATCAACGCCGGCCTCCGGGTCGCGATGGAGAAGGACCCGAAGGTCCTCATGATGGGTGAGGACATCGGCAAGCTCGGCGGCGTGTTCCGGGTCACCGAAGGCCTGCAGAAGGACTTCGGCGAGGACCGGGTGATCGACACCCCGCTCGCCGAGTCCGGGATCATCGGCACCGCGGTCGGCCTCGCGCTGCGCGGGTACCGCCCGGTCTGTGAGATCCAGTTCGACGGCTTCGTGTTCCCGGCGTACGACCAGATCATCAACCAGGTCGCGAAGATGCACTACCGGTCGATGGGCAAGATCCGGATGCCGATCGTCATCCGGATCCCGTACGGCGGCGGTATCGGCGCGGTCGAGCACCACTCGGAGTCGCCGGAGACGCTGTTCGCGCACGTGCCGGGCCTCAAGGTGATCTCCTGCGGCGACCCGGTCGACGCGTACTGGATGATCCAGCAGGCGATCGAGTCCGACGACCCGATCGTGTTCTTCGAGCCGAAGCGGCGGTACCACGAGAAGGCCGAGCTGGACGAGTCCACGCCGCCCACGCTGCCGCTGCACAAGGCGAAGGTGCTCCGCGAGGGCACCGACGCCACGCTGCTCTGCTACGGCCCGATGGTGAAGACCTGTCTGCAGGCGGCCGAGGCCGCGGTCGAGGACGGCCGCAACCTGGAGGTCATCGACCTGCGGACGATCGCGCCGTTCGACCTGGCGACGATCTTCGCTTCGGTGAAGAAGACGCGGCGTGCGGTCGTGGTGCACGAGGCGCCGTACTCGTTCGGCCCGGGGTCGGAGATCGCGGCGCGGGTGACCGAGGAGTGCTTCTACCACCTCGAGGCGCCGGTGCTGCGAGTCACCGGGTACGACACTCCGTACCCGCCGTCGCGGATGGAGGACGACTACCTCCCGGACCTCGACCGGGTGCTGGACGGCGTCGACCGGGTGATGGGGTACTGA
- a CDS encoding dihydrolipoamide acetyltransferase family protein, with the protein MGIQQFRLPDVGEGLVEAEIVSWKVKPGDTVKLNDTVVEIETAKSLVELPVPFAGVVTELLVPEGETVPVGTPIISVQTESAEASPEDLVPTIPEPEETGGRTAVLVGYGPKTTEAKRRQRKPSTPAAEVLVPSAPVAAPGPQPVAAPVAVPVAGGNGVVHVLAKPPVRKLAKDLGIDLGVVTATGPGGVITRADVEGHVATPAVAAVPAYEPAPVVSGREDTRVPVKGVQKVMAQAMVASAFTAPHVTEWITVDVSATMELVERLKSDKAFKDLRVSPLLIVAKAVTLAARRTPIVNAAWDEQAQEIVYKGAVNLGIAAATPRGLIVPNIKGADSLTLPDLCRALNDLVAVAREGKTQPADQAGGSFTITNVGVFGVDAGTPIINPGEAAILAFGAVRKQPWVVDDEIVPRWITTLALSFDHRLIDGEKGSIFLADVAGILEDPARALMF; encoded by the coding sequence ATGGGCATCCAGCAGTTCCGCCTCCCTGACGTCGGTGAGGGACTCGTCGAGGCCGAGATCGTCAGTTGGAAGGTCAAGCCCGGCGACACGGTCAAGCTCAACGACACCGTCGTCGAGATCGAGACCGCGAAGTCGCTGGTCGAGCTCCCGGTCCCGTTCGCGGGCGTGGTCACCGAGTTGCTCGTGCCGGAGGGCGAGACGGTTCCGGTCGGTACGCCGATCATCTCGGTGCAGACCGAGTCGGCGGAGGCCTCTCCGGAGGACCTCGTTCCCACGATCCCCGAGCCCGAAGAGACCGGCGGCCGCACCGCGGTCCTGGTCGGCTACGGCCCCAAGACCACCGAAGCCAAACGCCGCCAGCGCAAGCCGTCCACTCCGGCTGCTGAGGTACTCGTGCCGTCAGCTCCTGTGGCAGCACCGGGTCCTCAGCCTGTAGCTGCGCCGGTTGCTGTCCCGGTTGCCGGTGGCAACGGGGTTGTGCATGTGCTGGCGAAGCCGCCGGTGCGGAAGTTGGCCAAGGATCTTGGGATTGATCTGGGTGTGGTGACGGCGACCGGGCCGGGTGGCGTGATCACGCGGGCCGACGTCGAGGGTCACGTTGCGACGCCTGCAGTTGCGGCCGTTCCGGCGTACGAGCCTGCTCCGGTTGTCAGCGGTCGCGAAGACACCCGCGTGCCGGTCAAGGGTGTGCAGAAGGTGATGGCGCAGGCGATGGTTGCCAGTGCGTTCACCGCGCCGCATGTGACCGAGTGGATCACCGTCGACGTCAGCGCCACGATGGAACTGGTCGAGCGCCTGAAGTCCGACAAGGCGTTCAAGGACCTGCGTGTCTCCCCGTTGCTGATCGTCGCGAAGGCGGTCACGCTGGCGGCCCGGCGTACGCCGATCGTCAACGCGGCCTGGGACGAGCAGGCACAGGAGATCGTCTACAAGGGCGCGGTCAACCTCGGCATCGCCGCGGCCACCCCGCGCGGACTGATCGTCCCGAACATCAAGGGCGCCGACTCGCTCACCCTGCCCGACCTGTGCAGGGCGCTGAACGACCTGGTCGCGGTCGCCCGCGAGGGCAAGACCCAGCCGGCGGACCAGGCCGGCGGTTCGTTCACGATCACCAACGTCGGCGTGTTCGGCGTCGACGCCGGTACGCCGATCATCAACCCGGGCGAGGCCGCGATCCTCGCCTTCGGTGCGGTCCGCAAGCAGCCGTGGGTGGTGGACGACGAGATCGTCCCCCGCTGGATCACCACGCTCGCGCTGTCCTTCGACCACCGCCTGATCGACGGCGAAAAGGGCTCCATCTTCCTCGCCGACGTAGCCGGCATCCTCGAAGACCCAGCCCGCGCACTGATGTTCTGA